CGATATTACCCCCGAACGCAGCTCCGGCCTGCTCCCGCGCGGCTGAACGTCGCTTTAAGCTCACGGCAAGATCCGCTGCCGACTCGACCGTTGAAGGCGCAACGGGGCTCGGAAACGCGAGCGACTCTTCTCCGCGCCTGGCTGCCGCTTGGTCCCTGTgggaacaacaaaaaaatcagttttgagggATTTTTAAGATGGTGAACAACTATTACCTTAACATATCTTTATTATTAACTAATATATAATTACTGTTATCATACCGGGTGGATTTTAACATGCCCGGTCCAGcgttattttgaatatttttccttcGCTCCCTCCAAAGCTTTGGGTTATCGGTAAGCTGGGAGAAAACGAGCCAGTTTGGCTCGACAGAGCACTCAGCGCTCCCGATCCTCTGATTTTGGAGGGGGATTATGCCCCCGTTTCCAATCCCCAACTGAATGAATGAAGGTCGCTCGGCTTGCTCCTCCGGAGAGCGCGAAGGCTGAGCTGTGCCAATCACAGAGCCGACGGCCAAAGGGATCCCAAACCATCTCCGCCCACGTGCCGGAGAGGGCAGATTTCCCCCAAAGCATGGCTGGCACGGGAAAAGCAGAAGGTCCTTCAGCGCTTTACGGTGACACCATCACCATGGGGCTACAAAAGACGACATTCCTGGAGAATAAAGAAAGGCTAAATCAGGGGGTTCTTAGAGAGTTTTATTAGTCTTAAGCTTCCAGGAAAAAGGAAGGATAACAAACCAATCCTTGTGGATCTGCTCAGTAAATCAAGCGCAGTACAAAGAAGTCCACAGATTTTATTTCTCCTGGGCCCGGAAAAAAGAGAGGTTAAAAAAACCTTTGCAGCACGCAGAGCACCGCACTTCGCTTGCCTCCCCGGCTCTCTCTGAGCTCCGAAAAACAGAAGTGTTGAGCTTTAGGAGAGGCTCCCGTTCGCCTTCCTGTTTTATTGCCATGAATATGGGATTTCCTCTTCCCGAGGATTTACCCTGCTAccgaaaggaaaaaaataaaaatccgtCAGTTgctaaaaaataatttagaaggTCGGAAGGGGCAGAGAGACCATTAAACAAAGCCAGCCCAAATTTTGAAGACCCATCGTTCAAGCAGACCCGGCTGCATCTTGGATTTcgcctccctttttctctttggcATCTCCCTGTTTTAGCTTTCCTGTCTCTTCTGCGCGGCGGTTGCTCCCTGGGGATGCCGCTAGCCGGGACGGAGCGGTTTGGCATACACCGGCTCGGCGATGTGGTAAACCAGGATCAGGAAGAGGCTTCCCAGAAAGATCAGGCTGAGGACGGCAAGGAGGACGTAGCGGCCGATGAAGAAGGCATCCACGATCTGCGGAGAGCGGGAAAACACACGGGTTACGCCGCCGGTCTGCTCCGGGGGTGGGAGTCAAAAGCTGCAGCAGCTCTCGCGCACCGCTAGCCACCAAATGCCCGAGGACGCCGCCGCCGTGGCGCATCTTCACCCTGAAACgaataattctttcttttcagaagcaagggaaaaagagggaaaaaagatgattaaaaagaaaaaataaaatacagactgCGAGGCGAGGCAAGACAGACGTAATAAGAGGCAGCCGGTTAGGAAATCACCCTCTCGGCTCCCGAGACGACCCCAGAGCTTTGCTCACCCCCGGCTTGGTTTGACCAAAAACGCGTTAGCGCAAGCTCGGCCTCGGCGTCGCTACAGGAGGTGTCTCCCGTGTGTGATCCGCTCGCTCCTTCGCCACGTTTCTCTTTTTAATTAGCCAATTAGCGGCGTTTCGGTGCAGAGAGCCCGGATCATGTATTATTGATAGTCAGGACAGGTCCAGTCCAATGGAAGacgcttaaaaaatatatattatataagcTTTCCGTTTCTGTTGGCCTAGCAGACGCGGACGCTTCCTTTGTCTCGCTGCCAACGTTTACACAAGGAATTCACGCCCGAGgaggagaaaatacaaaaataaggaGCTTCCTTGTAGCTTATACGGGACAAATTGACACGAATCGGTGTCTAGAAGAGTAATATTCCTCCGTGCATTAATAACGGAATGGAGGAAACTGCACCTAAAAGTAAAACGAGGTAAAACTTTGCGTATTCAGAACCCAAATAGCTAAAGAAGCTCGGGATGGCGGCGAAAACAGCGATGGCTCCACGCTCAAGGAGGGCAAGAACCTACAAGAGAGCGAAAAGAGTGGCGACCGGGCTTCGAAACACAACGCGCGCGGTGGCTGCGGCAAGCGAGAGGCGGCCGAATTGGAAAATGGGCGGATAATGGATAAGATCCCTGCTAAGCGAGTGGGAACGGGGCTCGGAAAAGGAGGAAAGCGGTGAAAATCGAGTCAAATGGAAGGGGAGcgaggagcggcggcggccggtggCCCCACGCGGAGGTCCGAGCCTGTCCCCGGGGCCTTGGGGCGGCCGCTGGGGGTGGCCCAGAGGGAATGGACAAcactgggggggggttggggacgTCCCAGAGGTAGCAGCCCCCTTCTGATGACCACTGGGGACCTCCCTGAGGTAACGTGTgtccccccgcccccaccccgtGACTGTCGGGGACCTCCCTGAAGTAACGCGTCCCCCCCACACCATGATCGTCGGGGACCTCCCTGAGGTAACGTGCGTTTCCCACCCCACCCCCATGACAGTTGGGGACCTCCCTGAAGTAACGtgttccccacccccaccccatggCTGTCGGGGACCTCCCTGAGGTAGTGTCCCCCTGCCATGACCGCTGGGGACCTCCCTGAGGTAAcgtgtgttcccccccccctccaccatgACCGTTGGGGACCTCCCTGAGGTAACGtgtcccctcctccccaccccatggCCGTTGGGGACCTCCCTGAGGTAACGTGTCCTCCTCCCCCATGACCGTTGGCGACCTCCCTGAGGTAACGtgttccctctcccccaccctgtgaCTGTCGGGGACCTCCCTGAGGTAAGGTGTCCTCCCCCCCCACCATGACCGTTGGGGACCTCCCGGAGGTAAcgtgtcccctcccccccaccctgtgGCCGTTGGGGACCTCCCTGAGgtaacatccccccccccatgacCGTTGGGGACCTCCCTGAGGTAACGTGCCCCTCCCCCCACCCGGTGACCGTTGGGGGCCTCCGCGAGgcaccgccccctccctccctccgcgcgCCCCGCCGGCGCGGGCCGCTCACCTGGACGTCGGCGGGCGGCGCCGGTCGCTCGCCCTCCCGCGGGAAGAGCAGCAGCGCGGCGCTGAGCAGCGCGGCGCCCAGCGGCACCAGCGCCACGGCGAGcctgcggggagaggcggccgcaGCGGCCTCAGCACCGGCGGCACCGGGCCCGCTTCCCCCTCCCAACCCCCtcccgttcccccccccgccgccgccgccgccactcaccgggccgggccgggcgcgcgggcCAGCGCgaggcagagcagcagcgccacggcccagagcagcgccagcaccagcacgcCGGGCCCCACGCCCAGCACCGGGCCGCCcatgccgcgccgccgccgcttccccctAGCAACCGGGCGCGCCGGAAGCGGCGGCGCCAAtcagcgccgcccgccgcccgcccgccgcttcccattggctgcggcgggggggcggggaaggggcgcggcccgcggggggcggggcccagGGGGTGGTTTTCCCGCGCCGCTCGCGGTGGTGgcgcgccgcggggctccgggaACGgtgcccccttcctccctcctccctcccttacCGGCCTTACCGGCGGCagctccctcccagccctgctccaacCGCTGCCCCTCCCGGGGCTGGGTACCCCGGCGGCTGCGGGACAGCCCCCAGCTGGGCCTGGGATGTGCTCCCGGGgagggtttcccccccccccaaaacggaTCAGCGTCCAACCCACGCGGGAGGGTGTTCAAGTCACCCAGCGCTTCTCGCTGCCGCCGAccggctccccgctgccgcccTGTCATCCTCAAACTACCGACCCGCCCCGTGGCAGGTAGCATCTCCGTTTAGGAGAGGTCTCCATCCCGCAGACCCGCCAGGGATCAGGAAATAGGACTTTTACGGGGGGACGTTGATGCCCAACACGCCCTTTCCCTAAGCACCTCAGTCATTTCTGCTAAGCGCACGCCCCAAATCTGCGTCCTAACTGTAGAGCCTGACCTGAAATTTAGCAGCCCTTTCCCAGTCCCGTCCCCCCAGCAAGGCGGCTGTGCTCTTTCCGCGCTCTGCTTTCCTGCCCTCCACTTTATCCTCCTTCTTTTGCGGTGGCAAAAGCCAGGTGGACGGTGTGGGCTCTCTCTCCTTCGACCTCCGTTGAGATGCATGCCGGTAGCCACGCCGGAGGCCCAGGGCCTCAGAGCCAAGCAGAGCGGGTTTGTTGATGCACCAAGCATCTTTTAACGTCAGGACGAGGGAGGTTTCCATTTTCAGCTCACTCTTGTGCTGGGCGACAGGTTAAATCCTTTTTCCTTCCAATCGCTGTCACACTTCGCCCATCAAATGCTTACCTGAGCTTTATAGTTTGACGGGTGACTTTACGTTGGTACTCCTCACTGTCACAGCTATCTTGTCTACCGGTTAACCTGAGAAAAGTAAATACGTTCATATATTCAGCTTTTCCTCTAAAGCACTTTAATTCTGATGATACTTTGATTGCATAAAATGTCACGTAACTGCTGTTTAATCGGTGTTTTATTTCTGTCACTTCTTTCAATGGGAGGAATAAAATGACAATTAATTATACTGTGTGGCATCGACCTGCTTTTTCCTGAGCTGGAATAAAAGTTGCAAGCGTGACATCAACCAGTTCATCAAGCAAAGCACAAACTGTCTCTGACACCTGCCTTTACTTGGCATGAAGGAAGAACCGGCTGCcagcattttaaaagcatatGTTTGATAGCAAACTCCTTCCTGCACCACCTCGTGCCGTTAACCCCATGGGAGCGGTTTCCTCAGCAAAAACCCGCCTGCTAAGTCAGTCCATGCCACTGCGTCTCTTGCACCCCAGAAGCCCTTTTCGGGGACTCATTTCTCAGCAGGTTCAGAGGACACCTTGATTTTCTGACCCTCTGGGTCTTGCCATCTGCA
The sequence above is a segment of the Apteryx mantelli isolate bAptMan1 chromosome 23, bAptMan1.hap1, whole genome shotgun sequence genome. Coding sequences within it:
- the TMEM218 gene encoding transmembrane protein 218, which produces MGGPVLGVGPGVLVLALLWAVALLLCLALARAPGPARLAVALVPLGAALLSAALLLFPREGERPAPPADVQIVDAFFIGRYVLLAVLSLIFLGSLFLILVYHIAEPVYAKPLRPG